The Panicum virgatum strain AP13 chromosome 6K, P.virgatum_v5, whole genome shotgun sequence nucleotide sequence CCTTCAGCTGGGGCACAAGCCGACCCGCGTCGCGGATGCCGTCACGCCAGCCCGAGCCGCGGGTGCCGACGCCGCCTCTCCTCCGCCAGCTCTCACTGGGTCCAAGCGCTCCGccgtccgcgcgccgccgcaccacgctCGCGCCGGCCTATCGTGCAACACGACTGCGCCTCACGGCTCGGGATGAACAATTAAAGGTATGTTGTTTCCTTTGTACAGGACCCTGATGGCGTCATGTGTTTGAGCTCATTCAGAGGGTGAAGACACCTCAGCCTCTTAGACAAGTCAAGCTTCATGTTAGTGTCCTGACGCATCCTGACAAGTTCTTTAAGAAATTTTATTTCCTTTTATAAGCTTCATGAAACCCCTTGTTCATTTTACACATGTTGTTTCTGCATCTACTAGACTGCAGATAAGACACTTGTAAATGTGTCCATAGAAACTGGATACTCTTCCGAGCTCTGAACAGTAAATAATTCCATCCACACTGTTTCAGGTGCTCTTATGCAGGCAAGAGGTGGCTAGCCCTGCCaggtaatttcttttttttttctttggtccATTGCTATATGGATTTATTTTACAGTCTTCATGGTACATGAAAACGCTTCTCTTAGTCGTGTTCTTCTTTGGTTCTATGGCTTTAGTTAATTCTTAGAAATACAAAGGTAACTGAACTTATATTCAGTTTTCCCTTTTTGCCTAGCTCAAGCTTTCAAAGCTGCAGGTAGAGAGCTCAATGTTTAGGATTATTATTAATGCATATTTATTCAACTGCTGTCAAAATTCTTACGATAATCAGATTGATGTGTATGGTCTTATTTGCCATTTCATAAGCACCTACAGATCTCAAACTTCTTTAGCTAATGTGTAGTTTTTGATCCCCAACCTACAGGCTTAATCTTTTATAAGATATTTCTTTCCCTCATTGCTAAAATTATCCTTTTCCAAGATAACCTACTAGATTAATTTCTAACTCGTCATGCCCTTTAGATCGCTAATTCTAGATCGGCTTAATGTTTGATGCATGTTTGTGATTAGTGGATATCTCGCGGATGTTGGAACTGAGCCAAGTGCTGATAACTATGGTCTTCAACACTAAGAAGGTGGGGGAATCCTGAAGATTGAATATTTCATTATTTCTATTGGTAAATGAGATCATGTGGTCCAATGAGAAAATTTGATAGTTATTAGATAAAGATAAATCTGGTTGCATGGTGAGCTTGGACACGAGTTTGCTATTTAGTTCATGTGGTCCAATGCATACAAATTGACAATGCATAATTACTCATTTGTTTAGCTGAGAAAGGTGGTAAGCCTGCAAACCTTTATTCTCATTTGCTTGCTGGCAGTAGTTTACTGGATTGAATCGGATTGAATCGTTGACAATGCAAAGTACTCATTTGTTCATTTTATTGCAATAGCTAAAAGGTGGTAAAAGAAACATACCAATCTGTAtattacttttttatttttttggctgCTTTGAAAAATTGTAATTATGGATGCAGATCtgtatttgtaaatatatttttttagctcttttagcctttgccgagtgtcgttacaaaggcactcggcaaacatccaTTCTTTGTCGTGTGTCTGGGCTAGGGCACTCGACAAAGAAGTCTTCCACGTCGCTCTCCGTTTACCAactttattttgccgtgtgtgaagtattgcacacggcaaaataattGCCGTGTGCCTGAGATTTAGCTCACGGCAAAGTTGCTCTTTGCAGGCCATTGTATGCCGTGCGCGGTTTGTAAACCGGCTTTTGGCAAATGACCTGCGTCCCATagtgcaagattccaagaataaataataaataaacatATAAAATAATCGGAATGGTTTCATCCATATACCACCACTTAATGCGCATGTTTTATCTATACCATCAGCGTCTGTCACAAGACCTTGACGGTATAGATGAAAAGTGATGGTACAGTTCTAGTAGTTCAGATGCaaattcttcaaaaaaaatacaaatagaAATTTGGAAAGGGCTCTATTTTAGCCCCAAAAAATAGCCTAAGTAGAAACTACAagatgagaaagaaaaaaaaacattccaAAATTTGTAAATAAACAATACCGCCCGTCCAATTTCAGTACTTCGATCACATCTCTCCCAACTGAACTGTGCCGCGTGCGTGCGCGATGCATCAATTCTGGCGGCGCGTGATGAATCGTGCACGTCCATGTCCCGCATGACCACTGCACACGGATCAGCTCACGCACTCACCGGCTCCGATCCGGCGTCGacacgaccggcggcggcgacgccgtagACGGCCGCGAGCGCCCTGAGGAGCTCGAGCCTGGCCCGGAGCCGCGCGATGTAGTCGGCGGTGCGGGCGAGCAGGGCCCCCGCGGGCGCCTCCCCCCCGCCGGGCACCAGCCGGCGCAGCTCCCGCACCttccgccgcagcgccgcgcccgccgcgcgcgacgacggccgccgccgcctccccgcgccgccgctccgcgggcgcctccgccgcctgaTCTCCTCCATCGCGCTCAGCCGCCGcaccagctagctagctagctagcggcCTAGCGGTAGCCAAGCGCTCCTTGTTGACGTACGTGGCGGGCGCGGAGAGGCCGAGCCCCGGCCCGGCGGGAATAAATAGAGCCAGCAAGCAAGCACACCCACCAGGCCAGGCCGAGCCGAATCGCCGAGGGCGCCTAGCAGGGCGGCGGGGCCCGGGCGTGGACGCCACGTCTCGTCCGGTTGCCGTCGCCCGCACGTGCCCGACAGCTGGTCGCTTCCAGAGTGATCGCTGCGCTCGCGTGGGTGGGTTGTTGCGCGACGTGGCGCGGCGGCACAGGCCGTGGCgatggggaggggagggggcggtcgtcgccggctcgccgtccCTGCCGCGATCGGCAGGTCATCCGAGGCTTGGAGCGTATCGCCATGGCCAATAATCCAATATGATGGATAACAGCTGCATGCCACCTCGCTAGCGGCTGGGATCTTCTGTGGTCGTGTAACGAGCTACGACTACGAGCCCACAATCCTGCGGCAAACCATCTATTGGATTTTATTCGATCATCAATTGACCTTTTTTTGCGAATATAGTGCTATCTGTTTCAAAATGGACTTGAGGCAAAGTATAGTGCTATCTGTTTCAAAATGTACTGTGCTCGAGCCGTGTAAATCTTGGGAAGTTCAAACTAAATAGTGGCAGCCAAATAAGGGTAGGACAAAGGGTTAGACACCCAGATCCTAAAAttccattacctagacatgttTAACATTATTAGAAAGAAACATGCAACTGTGCGGAAGTGCTCAGTACAAATCCACTCAATATCTCATTTAGGAGAGCTCTAGTTGGGAACAAATTAATTGAGTGGCATAGTCGTGTCTCGAAACTCGAACATGTTAATTTTAAATGACGGCATGGATTTATTTTTGTGGAATCTCCATGAGAATGGTTTATTCATACTTAAGTCAATGTATAAGCACCTAGTCAATAACAACATTAATGTTACACAAGAAATTTTGCGTATGAAGATTCCTCTCAAAATAAAGATTTCCATGTGGTATGTTAAAAGGGGAGTGATCTTAACAAAAAAACAATTTAGTTAGGAGAAATTGGAAAGGAAGCAAAAACTTGTTGCTTTTGTAGTAAACCAAAAACCATCCAACATTTGTTTTTCAAATGTCGTTATgccaaattttaatttatggcGTGCAGTACATATTGTGTTTGGAATTTCACCACCACAAAGTACCATTGATTTGATTAATGGTTGATCTAAACTTGGTAGTCATAATCACAATTTAATGCTAATGATAGGGGTTGCTTCTTTGTGTTGGGCAATATGGCTCACAAATGAAACTGTGTTTAACAAATGCAGACCAAAACTTTTTTGCGGGTCTTTTTAGAGGGACGCATTGTCTCCGATTTTGGGCTCTGTTGTAG carries:
- the LOC120639183 gene encoding transcription factor IBH1-like, which produces MEEIRRRRRPRSGGAGRRRRPSSRAAGAALRRKVRELRRLVPGGGEAPAGALLARTADYIARLRARLELLRALAAVYGVAAAGRVDAGSEPVSA